One Mercurialis annua linkage group LG3, ddMerAnnu1.2, whole genome shotgun sequence DNA window includes the following coding sequences:
- the LOC126671088 gene encoding YTH domain-containing protein ECT4-like, whose protein sequence is MATVAPSAEKAADLLQNLSLDSQAKPLEIPEPTKKTSVYQYGAVESGVSANGQIPQADRSLTPFLPDLMDPTMCYVPNGYHSPAAYYCVGSDWEDFSRYGNTEGVEMASGVYGDNGSVMYHSGYGYSPYGPYSPATSPVPTMGNDGQLYGPQHYQYPPYFQPLNPTSGPFTPNQAAATSQPETTSVAPDQKALPVDTAKGNSTGIVNSGGAKGNTGSTPYKPFYQNSSLNGYGRGVLPGGINGSGYQDPRLGYDGQYRSTGITPFAKGNNAPSTKNNNYRQPSNYIGLQQSGPISSMGSAHGFMNRMYPNKFYGQYGNTYRSGMGFGPGGYDSRMNAHGWLAVDGKYKPRGRGNNYFGYRTENIDGLNELNRGPRAKGFKNQKVLTPVTIAVKGQNIPTIENITEDKDEAVPERENYNKADFQESYADAKLFIIKSYSEDDVHKSIKYNVWASTPNGNKKLDAAYQEAQQKSGGCPVFLFFSVNTSGQFVGLAEMVGSVDFHKNVEYWQQDKWTGCFPVKWHIVKDIPNSLLKHITLENNENKPVTNSRDTQEVKLEQGLKMINIFKEHTSKTCILDDFGFYEKRQKIIQEKKAKQQQFQKPVVEVRPNDEKKELVNGSHESVESPSEAAKEPSPAVQSNGDLKHLENGLTSKTEDDTKVSKPVALEKKITANGIANGY, encoded by the exons ATGGCTACTGTTGCTCCTTCTGCTGAGA AAGCTGCAGATTTGCTTCAGAATTTGAGTTTGGATTCTCAAGCGAAGCCCTTGGAAATTCCTGAACctactaagaag ACTTCTGTTTACCAGTATGGGGCTGTTGAGTCTGGTGTTTCTGCTAATGGTCAGATCCCACAGGCGGACCGGTCGTTGACGCCGTTTTTACCTGATTTGATGGATCCAACCATGTGCTATGTTCCTAATGGCTACCACTCTCCTGCCGCCTATTACT GTGTTGGTAGTGACTGGGAAGATTTCTCCAGATACGGAAACACAGAGGGAGTTGAGATGGCATCA GGGGTTTACGGGGACAATGGGTCTGTTATGTATCACAGCGGTTATGGTTATTCGCCGTACGGACCATATTCACCAGCAACTTCTCCTGTTCCAACAATGGGAAATGATGGTCAGCTTTATGGGCCTCAGCACTACCAGTACCCTCCGTATTTCCAGCCTCTGAACCCAACCAGTGGGCCATTCACTCCTAATCAAGCAGCAGCCACATCTCAACCGGAGACCACCTCTGTCGCTCCTGATCAAAAAGCCTTGCCTGTTGATACAGCCAAAGGGAATTCTACTGGAATTGTGAACAGTGGTGGAGCAAAGGGTAACACCGGTTCTACTCCTTATAAACCATTTTACCAGAATTCATCTCTTAATGGATATGGTAGGGGCGTTTTGCCAGGTGGTATTAATGGTTCGGGTTACCAGGATCCAAGACTTGGTTACGATGGGCAGTACAGAAGCACAGGAATTACGCCTTTCGCAAAGGGTAATAATGCTCCTTCTACAAAGAATAACAATTACCGTCAGCCTTCCAACTACATT GGTTTGCAGCAGTCTGGTCCAATATCTAGTATGGGATCAGCTCATGGTTTTATGAACAGGATGTACCCCAACAAGTTCTATGGTCAGTATGGAAACACCTATAGATCTGGTATGGGGTTTGGACCTGGTGGTTATGATTCTAGAATGAATGCGCATGGGTGGTTGGCTGTAGATGGAAAATACAAACCCAGGGGACGAGGAAATAACTATTTTGGGTATCGCACTGAGAACATTGATGGTTTGAATGAGTTGAACAGGGGACCCAGGGCAAAGGGCTTTAAAAACCAAAAGGTCTTGACCCCTGTCACAATAGCTGTCAAGGGACAAAACATTCCAACAATTGAAAATATTACTGAAGATAAAGACGAAGCAGTTCCAGAGCGGGAGAATTATAATAAAGCAGATTTTCAAGAGAGCTATGCTGATGCTAAGCTTTTTATAATCAAGTCTTACAGTGAGGATGATGTGCATAAAAGTATCAAGTACAATGTATGGGCTAGCACCCCAAATGGTAACAAAAAGCTTGATGCAGCATACCAGGAGGCTCAGCAGAAATCTGGCGGCTGTCCTGTGTTTCTTTTCTTCTCG GTCAATACCAGTGGTCAATTCGTTGGTCTTGCGGAGATGGTAGGATCGGTTGATTTCCACAAGAACGTCGAGTACTGGCAGCAGGACAAATGGACTGGCTGTTTTCCTGTAAAGTGGCACATTGTAAAAGATATACCCAACAGTTTGTTGAAGCACATTACCCTTGAGAACAATGAGAACAAGCCTGTGACTAACAGCAGGGACACACAAGAG GTTAAGTTAGAGCAGGGGCTTAAAATGATCAACATATTTAAGGAGCACACCAGCAAAACATGCATTTTGGATGACTTTGGATTCTATGAGAAACGACAGAAGATAATTCAGGAGAAAAAGGCCAAGCAACAGCAATTCCAGAAACCT GTAGTGGAAGTAAGACCTAATGATGAGAAGAAAGAACTGGTTAATGGTTCACATGAGTCAGTGGAGTCTCCCTCTGAGGCGGCTAAGGAACCTTCTCCGGCTGTTCAGTCCAATGGGGACCTGAAGCATTTAGAGAATGGATTGACTAGTAAAACTGAAGATGATACAAAGGTGAGTAAGCCAGTTGCCTTAGAGAAAAAAATTACTGCTAACGGGATTGCCAATGGTTATTAG
- the LOC126673053 gene encoding elongation factor 2 — protein sequence MVKFTSEELRRIMDYKHNIRNMSVIAHVDHGKSTLTDSLVAAAGIIAQEVAGDVRMTDTRADEAERGITIKSTGISLYYEMTDESLKSYKGERHGNEYLINLIDSPGHVDFSSEVTAALRITDGALVVVDCIEGVCVQTETVLRQALAERIKPVLTVNKMDRCFLELQFDGEEAYQTFSRVIENANVIMATYEDPLLGDCQVYPEKGTVAFSAGLHGWAFTLTNFAKMYASKFGVDESKMMERLWGENFFDPATKKWTTKNSGSPSCKRGFVQFCYEPIKQIISTCMNDQKDKLWPMLTKLGVTMKSDEKELMAKHLMKRVMQTWLPASTALLEMMIFHLPSPSTAQRYRVENLYEGPLDDVYANAIRNCDADGPLMLYVSKMIPASDKGRFFAFGRVFSGKVSTGLKVRIMGPNFVPGEKKDLYVKSVQRTVIWMGKRQETVEDVPCGNTVALVGLDQYITKNATLTNEKEVEAHPIRAMKFSVSPVVRVAVQCKVASDLPKLVEGLKRLAKSDPMVVCSIEESGEHIIAGAGELHLEICLKDLQDDFMGGAEIIKSDPVVSFRETVLEKSCRTVMSKSPNKHNRLYMEARPLEDGLAEAIDDGRIGPRDDPKVRSKILSEEFGWDKDLAKKIWCFGPETTGPNMVVDMCKGVQYLNEIKDSVVAGFQWASKEGALAEENMRGICFEVCDVVLHTDAIHRGGGQVIPTARRVIYASQITAKPRLLEPVYLVEIQAPEGALGGIYSVLNQKRGHVFEEMQRPGTPLYNIKAYLPVVESFGFSAQLRAATSGQAFPQSVFDHWDMMSSDPLEAGSQAATLVTDIRKRKGLKESMTPLSEFEDKL from the exons ATG GTGAAGTTTACATCTGAAGAGCTTCGTCGCATTATGGACTATAAACATAACATTCGTAATATGTCTGTTATTGCCCATGTCGATCATG GGAAGTCGACACTTACGGATTCTCTAGTGGCTGCTGCGGGTATTATAGCTCAGGAAGTTGCTGGTGATGTTCGTATGACAGATACTCGTGCAGATGAGGCAGAGCGTGGTATCACTATTAAGTCTACTGGTATCTCACTCTACTATGAGATGACTGATGAGTCCCTTAAGAGCTACAAAGGAGAGAGGCACGGGAATGAGTATCTTATCAATCTCATTGATTCTCCTGGGCACGTTGACTTTTCGTCTGAAGTCACTGCTGCTCTTCGTATCACTGATGGTGCACTTGTGGTCGTTGACTGTATTGAAGGTGTCTGTGTCCAAACTGAAACTGTGCTTCGTCAGGCATTGGCTGAAAGGATCAAGCCTGTCTTGACCGTTAACAAGATGGACAGGTGCTTCCTTGAGCTTCAGTTTGATGGTGAGGAGGCTTATCAAACTTTTTCCAGGGTCATTGAAAATGCCAATGTCATCATGGCTACCTATGAAGATCCCCTTCTTGGAGATTGTCAGGTCTACCCAGAAAAAGGAACCGTTGCATTCTCAGCTGGATTGCATGGTTGGGCTTTTACTTTGACCAACTTTGCTAAGATGTATGCCTCAAAGTTTGGAGTTGATGAATCGAAGATGATGGAAAGACTTTGGGGTGAGAACTTTTTTGATCCTGCCACAAAGAAGTGGACCACCAAAAACTCTGGGTCCCCATCTTGCAAGCGTGGCTTTGTGCAATTCTGTTATGAGCCTATCAAGCAGATTATTAGCACATGTATGAATGACCAGAAAGATAAATTATGGCCGATGTTGACAAAGCTTGGTGTTACCATGAAGTCTGATGAGAAAGAGTTGATGGCGAAGCATCTGATGAAGCGTGTCATGCAGACCTGGCTCCCTGCCAGTACTGCTCTTCTTGAAATGATGATTTTTCATCTTCCCTCTCCTTCCACGGCCCAGAGATACCGTGTTGAGAACTTGTACGAGGGTCCCCTTGATGATGTGTATGCAAATGCAATTAGGAACTGTGACGCTGATGGCCCTCTCATGCTTTATGTCTCCAAGATGATTCCCGCCTCTGATAAGGGCAGATTCTTTGCTTTTGGTCGTGTCTTTTCTGGGAAGGTCTCAACTGGTCTGAAGGTGAGAATCATGGGTCCAAATTTTGTACCTGGTGAAAAGAAAGACCTGTATGTCAAGAGTGTTCAGAGAACTGTTATCTGGATGGGCAAGAGGCAGGAAACAGTTGAGGATGTTCCATGCGGTAACACTGTTGCCTTGGTTGGTTTGGATCaatatatcactaaaaatgcaACTTTAACCAATGAGAAGGAAGTTGAGGCCCATCCTATTCGTGCTATGAAATTTTCTGTCTCACCTGTCGTCCGTGTGGCTGTTCAATGTAAAGTTGCATCTGATCTACCGAAGCTTGTTGAAGGTCTTAAGCGGTTGGCCAAGTCAGATCCTATGGTTGTCTGTTCTATTGAGGAATCTGGGGAACATATCATTGCTGGTGCAGGAGAGCTACATCTTGAGATCTGTTTGAAGGATCTGCAGGATGATTTCATGGGTGGAGCTGAGATTATCAAATCAGACCCTGTGGTGTCTTTCCGTGAGACTGTCCTGGAGAAATCCTGCCGTACTGTGATGAGCAAATCCCCTAACAAGCACAACCGTCTGTACATGGAAGCGAGGCCTTTGGAAGATGGGCTTGCTGAGGCTATTGATGATGGTCGTATTGGACCAAGAGACGATCCCAAGGTTCGTTCTAAGATCTTGTCCGAAGAGTTTGGCTGGGACAAGGATCTTGCCAAGAAGATCTGGTGTTTTGGACCTGAAACTACTGGGCCTAACATGGTGGTTGATATGTGTAAGGGAGTGCAGTATCTTAATGAAATTAAGGATTCTGTTGTGGCTGGTTTCCAGTGGGCTTCAAAAGAGGGTGCATTGGCAGAAGAAAACATGAGAGGTATCTGCTTTGAAGTTTGTGATGTTGTTCTTCATACTGATGCTATTCACAGGGGTGGTGGTCAGGTCATTCCTACCGCCAGGAGAGTCATCTATGCTTCTCAAATAACGGCCAAACCCAGACTCCTTGAGCCAGTTTACCTGGTTGAGATTCAAGCACCGGAGGGGGCTCTTGGTGGTATTTACAGTGTGCTTAATCAGAAACGTGGTCatgtgtttgaagaaatgcagAGGCCGGGCACTCCTCTCTACAACATCAAGGCTTATCTTCCTGTCGTTGAGTCGTTTGGGTTCTCAGCACAACTAAGAGCTGCCACGTCCGGACAAGCGTTTCCTCAGTCTGTGTTTGATCATTGGGACATGATGTCTTCTGATCCATTGGAGGCTGGTTCACAGGCAGCGACACTTGTAACCGATATCCGTAAGAGGAAAGGATTGAAGGAAAGCATGACCCCTCTTTCCGAGTTCGAGGACAAGCTGTAA